The following coding sequences lie in one Metallumcola ferriviriculae genomic window:
- a CDS encoding cell wall hydrolase: MKFSRWKMRIACLTLAFFLSQAFSAAPLAEAAGNYYIVQRGDSLWSIAQRHTMTVKKLKEINGLTGNIIYPEQRLTVIPVVASSSTEYIVKSGDNLWAIGKKFNISINTIRQMNKLSGNIIHPNQRLVLPERSGSHYAMAFRQLEHGIRQEQSSNKTADDRTLYWLARAISAEARGEPFDGQVAVGAVIVNRVKHSRFPNSVFDVVFQKSGGIYQFSPVKDGSIYREPSKEAIRAAETALAGQDPTNGALFFYNPTLTSRSNWIRTRPVAKVMNNHVFTL; the protein is encoded by the coding sequence ATGAAATTTTCAAGATGGAAGATGCGTATAGCCTGTCTGACATTGGCCTTTTTCTTGTCTCAGGCATTTAGCGCAGCACCGCTGGCTGAGGCCGCGGGCAACTATTATATCGTCCAGCGCGGCGATAGTCTCTGGTCCATTGCCCAAAGACATACCATGACGGTAAAAAAACTAAAAGAAATTAATGGCCTCACCGGTAACATTATTTATCCGGAACAACGGTTAACAGTAATACCGGTGGTGGCAAGCAGCAGTACTGAATACATCGTTAAGTCCGGTGATAACCTCTGGGCGATCGGCAAAAAATTTAATATCAGCATCAATACAATTAGGCAGATGAATAAACTTTCCGGTAACATAATCCACCCAAATCAAAGGTTGGTACTACCGGAAAGATCAGGTTCTCATTATGCAATGGCTTTTCGCCAATTGGAACATGGTATCCGACAGGAGCAAAGCAGTAATAAAACTGCCGACGACAGAACTCTCTATTGGCTGGCGCGAGCCATTTCCGCCGAGGCGCGAGGCGAACCTTTTGACGGACAGGTGGCCGTAGGAGCAGTTATCGTCAACCGAGTCAAGCACTCACGCTTCCCCAATTCCGTATTTGATGTTGTTTTCCAAAAATCCGGCGGAATCTACCAGTTTAGCCCGGTAAAGGACGGCTCAATCTATCGGGAACCCAGCAAGGAGGCCATAAGGGCTGCTGAGACTGCACTGGCGGGGCAAGACCCCACTAACGGTGCACTATTCTTCTATAATCCAACATTGACCTCCAGGTCAAATTGGATTCGCACCCGCCCGGTAGCCAAAGTAATGAATAATCACGTGTTTACACTTTAA
- a CDS encoding type I restriction enzyme endonuclease domain-containing protein, with protein MLLSLKKLIEGKIKWFKKTNLVRSISFSEKLQVIVEKYNQVQDLEVLITEMIDFAKEIGSRYQRRY; from the coding sequence TTGCTATTATCCCTAAAGAAGCTAATTGAAGGTAAAATTAAGTGGTTTAAGAAAACCAACCTTGTCCGATCCATATCCTTTTCAGAAAAGCTTCAGGTAATTGTGGAAAAGTATAACCAGGTCCAAGACCTTGAAGTATTGATAACTGAAATGATAGACTTCGCTAAAGAAATTGGAAGCCGCTATCAACGAAGGTATTGA
- a CDS encoding sensor histidine kinase — MSLRARLTLWYTTIFGGTLIVFGLLLYFTLATYMLESADQTLSTKADQVLESTQIVKYPFRLKEVVLPDVDVFASPDTFLQVVDSQGRVQSRSGNLGNRVLPLSRETLSMASRSDGGFYETLSASGSKLRLYNLPVVVEGQFVGVMQVGRSLVQVEGTLARLRLLLMISILASVLIAATVGWLLARTALNPIEKISSTAAKIGDGQHLNRRIDYSGPADEVGQLAATFNAMLSRLQQAYKRLEDTYSAQRRFVADASHELRSPLTTIGGNVELLQKIEDSDPQLQGEILADISEETRRMRHLVEDMLALARADAGLRLDMERINLGELLTDVGRTARRRAAKREFAIQGLDEIQGMEVSANKDYLHQAVFILIDNAIKYTSEQGRITLSVERYPGKMGISVRDNGQGISGEDIEHIFERFYRIDAARKPGGTGLGLAIAKWIAKEHRGEITVESIKGQGSKFTIWLPIPE, encoded by the coding sequence ATGTCCCTGCGCGCTCGTTTGACTCTTTGGTATACGACAATTTTCGGTGGGACATTGATCGTCTTTGGTCTGCTGCTATATTTTACTTTGGCCACATATATGCTAGAGTCTGCTGACCAAACGTTATCCACTAAGGCAGATCAGGTATTGGAGTCCACCCAGATAGTAAAATATCCGTTTCGCTTGAAAGAAGTGGTACTGCCTGATGTAGATGTTTTCGCCTCTCCTGATACATTCTTGCAGGTGGTGGACAGCCAGGGGCGGGTCCAGTCCCGGTCGGGCAACCTAGGAAATCGGGTGCTGCCTCTTTCTAGAGAGACTTTAAGCATGGCCAGCCGCAGTGATGGGGGTTTTTATGAGACATTATCTGCATCCGGAAGTAAACTGAGGTTATATAATTTACCGGTGGTGGTGGAAGGGCAGTTTGTCGGGGTTATGCAGGTGGGCCGTTCTTTAGTCCAGGTGGAGGGTACCTTGGCCCGGCTGCGGCTGCTTCTGATGATTAGTATCTTAGCCTCGGTGCTGATCGCGGCGACGGTAGGATGGCTTCTTGCTAGGACAGCGCTCAACCCTATTGAAAAGATTAGCAGCACTGCTGCTAAAATTGGTGACGGTCAGCATTTAAACAGGCGCATCGATTATAGTGGACCGGCAGATGAAGTGGGACAATTAGCTGCTACATTTAATGCTATGCTTAGTCGTTTACAACAGGCATATAAGCGTTTAGAAGACACTTACTCTGCTCAGCGGCGCTTTGTAGCTGATGCTTCTCATGAACTGCGCAGCCCGCTTACTACTATCGGCGGCAATGTGGAATTGCTGCAAAAGATAGAAGACAGTGACCCGCAGCTGCAAGGGGAGATATTGGCGGATATTAGTGAAGAAACCAGGCGAATGCGTCATTTGGTAGAGGATATGCTGGCATTGGCTCGGGCGGATGCCGGCTTGCGATTGGATATGGAAAGGATTAACTTAGGAGAACTTTTGACGGATGTGGGCAGAACTGCTCGGCGCCGCGCGGCCAAGCGGGAATTTGCCATCCAAGGCCTTGACGAAATTCAAGGCATGGAAGTGTCAGCCAACAAGGATTACCTGCACCAGGCGGTGTTCATCCTGATTGATAATGCTATTAAATATACATCCGAACAAGGCAGGATAACCTTAAGCGTAGAGCGATACCCTGGTAAAATGGGTATATCGGTAAGAGATAACGGACAGGGTATCAGCGGAGAAGATATTGAGCATATTTTTGAGAGGTTCTACCGGATAGATGCAGCTCGTAAACCAGGAGGGACCGGTCTGGGATTGGCAATCGCTAAATGGATAGCTAAAGAGCACCGGGGTGAGATCACCGTCGAAAGCATAAAAGGACAGGGAAGTAAATTCACTATTTGGCTGCCGATACCTGAATAA
- a CDS encoding type I restriction enzyme endonuclease domain-containing protein — translation MQLTPEEQAFYDALAKPELVKQHYASEVLREMAKNLLELIKENKTPDWYKRNDARANMRDLIKRLLKEYKYPPDEIPEAIDLVIQQAELQMENGMT, via the coding sequence ATGCAGCTGACTCCAGAAGAGCAGGCTTTTTATGATGCATTAGCTAAACCTGAATTAGTAAAACAGCATTATGCATCAGAGGTTTTGCGAGAAATGGCCAAAAATCTTCTGGAGCTCATTAAAGAAAACAAAACCCCAGACTGGTATAAGCGAAATGATGCCAGGGCAAATATGAGGGACCTAATAAAGAGGTTGCTAAAAGAATATAAGTACCCTCCAGATGAAATACCAGAGGCAATAGACTTAGTAATTCAACAGGCGGAGTTGCAGATGGAGAATGGAATGACTTAG
- a CDS encoding MAE_28990/MAE_18760 family HEPN-like nuclease encodes MKIRTTEQLLEKIDTDFAWRRKELSVIFGNAKSTKEPLQSTALRVGIALLYAHWEGFIKYASEMYLEFVASQKLRYCDLNHSFIALAFRKELIECEETNKSTIHNKTVKFLLESMEERAQIPCQGVIKTKSNLNSEILKEITATIDLDFTPYELKCNLIDAELLKYRNEVAHGQYVNVNLSDFETLYNEVTGMLNLFKNQIQNAAITKSFLKVS; translated from the coding sequence ATGAAAATTAGAACAACAGAACAACTTCTTGAGAAAATCGATACGGACTTTGCATGGAGAAGAAAAGAATTGTCCGTAATATTTGGTAATGCGAAGTCCACAAAAGAGCCATTACAGAGCACGGCATTGAGAGTTGGTATAGCACTACTTTATGCTCATTGGGAAGGATTTATTAAATATGCATCCGAAATGTATTTAGAATTTGTTGCATCCCAAAAATTACGGTATTGCGACCTGAATCATAGCTTTATTGCATTAGCATTTCGGAAAGAATTGATTGAATGCGAGGAGACTAATAAATCCACTATACATAATAAGACTGTGAAATTTCTATTAGAGAGTATGGAAGAAAGGGCACAAATTCCATGCCAAGGCGTTATTAAAACCAAATCAAACTTAAATTCTGAGATCCTAAAAGAAATAACAGCTACTATAGATTTAGATTTTACACCGTATGAATTAAAATGCAACCTAATTGATGCAGAATTGTTAAAGTATAGGAATGAAGTTGCCCATGGACAATATGTCAATGTTAATCTTTCAGACTTTGAAACACTATATAATGAAGTCACGGGAATGCTAAATCTTTTTAAAAATCAGATACAGAATGCCGCAATAACAAAGTCTTTTTTAAAAGTATCATAG
- the thiI gene encoding tRNA uracil 4-sulfurtransferase ThiI → MEQTLLIRFGEISLKGKNRREFERKLLKNLKNVLGGIASNRVETAYGRMYVPIKDDVDTVIQRVRKVFGIVSVSVAAVTLQDLAQIKQAALEQLEGYADGGTFKVETKRPDKRFPMQSPEISKEVGAHLLDNTTGWSVDVHQPDVTVMVEVRREGVYVYTGKIPCNGGLPVGSTGRGVLLLSGGIDSPVAGWLGMKRGLEIVGLHFHSFPFTSERSKEKVIDLARIISAYGGRVKLHINHFTDIQKAIRQNCPEEFYVTIMRRMMFRIADRIAKEEGALALVTGENLGQVASQTLESMGVINEVTKIPVLRPLVTFDKQEIMDYARQIDTYETSILPYEDCCTLFMPKHPATRPKLGPVQKAESVLDIEALIQGSLEKSEVVIVKPD, encoded by the coding sequence ATGGAACAAACATTATTAATTCGTTTTGGCGAAATTAGTTTAAAGGGAAAAAACAGGCGCGAGTTTGAGAGAAAGCTGCTGAAAAACCTTAAAAATGTTCTCGGCGGGATCGCCTCTAACCGGGTGGAAACAGCATACGGTAGGATGTATGTGCCGATTAAGGATGATGTTGATACGGTAATCCAAAGGGTGCGGAAAGTTTTTGGTATCGTATCGGTAAGTGTGGCAGCGGTGACGCTTCAGGATTTAGCACAAATTAAACAGGCGGCACTTGAACAGCTTGAGGGTTATGCTGATGGCGGTACATTTAAGGTGGAGACAAAACGACCTGATAAGAGATTCCCCATGCAGTCCCCGGAGATAAGTAAAGAAGTGGGCGCACATTTGTTGGATAATACCACCGGTTGGTCAGTGGATGTGCATCAACCGGATGTGACCGTCATGGTAGAGGTACGTCGCGAAGGTGTTTATGTATATACTGGTAAGATTCCCTGTAATGGCGGACTGCCTGTTGGTTCCACGGGAAGGGGAGTATTACTGCTATCCGGTGGGATAGATAGCCCGGTGGCCGGCTGGCTGGGTATGAAGCGGGGTTTGGAGATTGTGGGACTCCATTTCCATAGCTTTCCTTTTACCAGCGAACGCTCCAAGGAAAAGGTTATTGATCTGGCTCGGATAATCAGTGCTTACGGCGGCCGAGTAAAGCTTCACATAAACCATTTCACTGACATACAAAAAGCGATTCGTCAAAACTGCCCGGAGGAGTTTTATGTTACCATTATGCGTCGGATGATGTTTAGAATTGCTGACCGTATCGCTAAGGAAGAAGGTGCACTGGCTTTAGTTACCGGCGAAAATCTAGGGCAGGTGGCCAGTCAAACCTTAGAAAGCATGGGTGTTATTAATGAAGTAACAAAAATTCCGGTGCTGAGACCTTTGGTGACCTTTGACAAACAGGAAATTATGGACTATGCCAGGCAGATAGATACCTATGAAACATCTATTTTACCTTATGAAGATTGTTGTACCTTATTTATGCCCAAGCATCCGGCAACCAGACCAAAGTTAGGGCCGGTGCAGAAAGCGGAGTCGGTTCTTGATATTGAAGCGCTTATCCAGGGTTCTCTTGAAAAGTCTGAGGTAGTGATAGTTAAGCCGGATTAA
- a CDS encoding DUF262 domain-containing protein, whose protein sequence is MGLQAEIDAKAKEIHTDGYPMSIGEFISLYHNKEIEIRPEFQRYFRWTDLQKTKLIESILLGIPIPSIFVSQRDDGVWDVIDGLQRLSTILEFVGELRKENDELYSPSRLMGTTYLPSLENKAWKELDSEGNETENSFDQSQRLAIKRAKLDFKIIKKESDTETKFELFQRLNTGGTPLTPQEVRNCILVMINREFFEWVIRLSENESFLSCISLSDKLIEEQYHVELFLRFLAYKNSSIDDIKKSKDVGEFLTSRMIDFCQEGNLDKDREESVFLKTFGLLDQVLSDESFKRYDFQKQRFMGSFLISAFEVIAIGMGTHIDTWEYSKENAEVIRAKIKNLWQNDTFRTYSGSGSRASSRLPHLLPLGKSVFGNEN, encoded by the coding sequence ATGGGACTTCAGGCAGAAATCGATGCAAAAGCTAAAGAAATACATACCGACGGATATCCAATGTCAATTGGAGAGTTTATTAGTCTCTATCATAACAAAGAAATTGAAATAAGGCCAGAATTTCAGCGATACTTTAGGTGGACTGATTTGCAGAAAACAAAATTAATAGAATCCATATTATTGGGTATTCCGATACCGTCAATTTTTGTATCTCAAAGGGACGATGGGGTATGGGATGTTATTGACGGGTTGCAGCGGTTATCAACAATTCTTGAATTTGTTGGTGAGCTAAGGAAGGAAAACGATGAATTATATTCTCCTAGTAGGTTAATGGGTACTACATATCTTCCTTCATTGGAGAACAAGGCCTGGAAGGAACTTGACTCTGAGGGTAATGAAACAGAGAATTCATTTGACCAATCACAGAGGCTTGCTATAAAAAGGGCAAAACTGGATTTCAAAATTATAAAAAAAGAAAGTGATACAGAAACCAAGTTTGAGCTGTTTCAAAGGTTAAATACTGGCGGCACACCTTTAACTCCACAAGAAGTTAGGAATTGTATTCTAGTAATGATTAATAGGGAGTTTTTCGAATGGGTTATTAGACTGTCAGAGAATGAAAGCTTCTTAAGCTGCATTTCGTTATCTGATAAGCTGATTGAGGAGCAATATCATGTAGAATTATTTTTGCGATTTCTTGCTTATAAAAACTCTTCAATTGACGACATAAAGAAAAGCAAGGATGTTGGCGAGTTTCTTACATCGAGAATGATTGATTTTTGCCAAGAGGGTAACTTAGATAAGGATCGAGAGGAAAGTGTATTCTTGAAAACATTTGGCTTATTAGACCAAGTATTATCGGATGAGTCTTTTAAGAGATATGATTTTCAGAAACAACGGTTTATGGGTTCATTTTTAATTTCCGCATTTGAGGTAATTGCTATTGGAATGGGAACCCACATAGATACATGGGAATATTCCAAGGAGAATGCTGAAGTTATTAGAGCAAAAATCAAAAACCTTTGGCAAAATGACACATTTAGGACCTATTCAGGAAGTGGGTCTCGTGCTTCCAGCAGACTTCCCCACCTGCTTCCTTTAGGGAAATCGGTGTTTGGTAATGAAAATTAG
- a CDS encoding cysteine desulfurase family protein, which produces MSRIYFDNSATTPCLPAVAEVVNTVLLDTYGNPSSMHRVGIEAEKVLKNARRQVAEALQVESKEIFFTSGGTEANNWAIWGTAQQRKGRGKHIITSSIEHASVLESVSRLAEDGFRISYLDTDQDGLVDPSQLQELLTPETILVSVMSVNNEVGSIQPVNELARIIKSSTPQAFFHVDAVQSFGKLLLRPKETGIDMLSISAHKAHGPKGVGALYIDRNVQLKALLVGGEQEVLQRAGTENVPGIAGLGKAAALAGARLDSNDSTLAKLKQKLLQGLRGLNKVHINGPGGDAAAPHIVNIWCEGVNRGEVLLHSLEAEDIYVSTGSACHSRRNEASHVLKSMGLSGDALTGAIRVSLSYLNTPQEIDIFLAKLKQIAAELRGLSR; this is translated from the coding sequence ATGTCGCGCATTTATTTTGATAATAGTGCCACTACACCGTGTTTGCCGGCGGTGGCGGAAGTGGTAAATACAGTCTTGCTGGATACCTACGGGAACCCATCCTCCATGCATCGAGTGGGAATAGAAGCGGAAAAGGTGTTGAAAAATGCCCGGCGCCAAGTTGCCGAAGCTTTGCAGGTTGAGTCCAAAGAAATTTTTTTCACTTCCGGCGGAACTGAGGCAAACAATTGGGCTATATGGGGTACGGCCCAACAGCGTAAAGGCCGGGGCAAGCACATCATCACTTCATCCATTGAGCATGCATCAGTACTTGAAAGCGTCTCCAGACTTGCGGAGGATGGTTTTCGTATTTCTTATCTTGATACCGACCAAGATGGTTTGGTGGACCCTAGCCAGCTGCAGGAACTGCTGACGCCGGAAACCATATTGGTAAGTGTCATGTCAGTAAATAACGAGGTAGGCAGTATTCAGCCGGTAAATGAGTTGGCACGAATAATTAAATCTTCCACGCCCCAAGCATTCTTTCATGTAGATGCTGTGCAGAGTTTTGGTAAACTCTTGCTAAGACCGAAAGAAACGGGCATTGATATGCTGTCCATTAGTGCACATAAAGCACATGGTCCTAAAGGGGTTGGTGCTCTTTATATCGATAGGAACGTCCAACTTAAGGCGTTACTGGTGGGTGGTGAGCAGGAAGTGCTGCAGCGCGCCGGTACCGAAAATGTACCGGGCATTGCCGGTTTGGGCAAAGCCGCGGCGTTAGCAGGTGCGCGGTTGGATAGTAACGACTCTACATTAGCCAAATTAAAACAAAAGCTGCTACAGGGGCTGAGAGGGTTAAACAAAGTACATATTAATGGTCCCGGGGGTGATGCCGCCGCCCCGCATATAGTAAATATTTGGTGCGAAGGGGTAAATCGTGGCGAGGTGTTGCTCCATTCATTGGAGGCAGAGGACATCTATGTATCCACCGGTTCTGCGTGTCATTCCCGCAGGAATGAAGCCAGTCACGTGTTGAAAAGCATGGGTCTCAGTGGTGACGCCCTTACCGGTGCCATTAGGGTTAGCCTGTCTTACTTGAATACACCCCAAGAAATAGACATATTTTTAGCTAAGCTTAAGCAAATAGCTGCTGAACTGAGGGGGTTGAGTAGATAA
- a CDS encoding aminotransferase class I/II-fold pyridoxal phosphate-dependent enzyme encodes MALDQTRTPVFDALKQYVDQGTIPFHVPGHKQGEGLPEFTDFVGKRVMEMDLTCMPDLDNICNPRGPIKDAEALTAEAYGADQAFFLTNGTTSGIQAMIMAVCQPGDKIILPRNAHKSAISGLIISGVRPVYLEPEMQSDFGVSMGISPEQVERALKVHPDAKAVFVINPNYYGTASDLEGIVRAAHAVGVPVIADEAHGAHLYFSDELPLSAMKAGVDLAATSTHKLAGSLTQSSILLIREGLINPQHVKAVLNLGQTTSPSYILLASLDVARKQMALKGRQLVSDMLERTYWLRRELGKIAGIRLLEKQTGATGCHSFDSTKITINVQGLGMSGYEMEKILRSEYRIQVELSDLYNVIILMSIGDTWEAITNLLVVVREMAAKRPHKNVLKFLPPLPALPEVSVLPREAFYSQTKLIPLEEAEGEISAESIMAYPPGIPLVCPGEVISRDLIEYVVVLKQENADLQGPEDPSLEKIKVIKEVLHMSQAPDAEEVG; translated from the coding sequence ATGGCCTTAGACCAGACCAGAACACCCGTATTTGACGCTTTAAAGCAGTATGTAGATCAAGGAACGATACCCTTTCATGTTCCGGGGCATAAACAGGGTGAAGGGCTGCCGGAGTTTACCGATTTTGTCGGTAAGCGGGTAATGGAGATGGATCTGACCTGCATGCCCGATTTAGACAATATCTGTAACCCGCGGGGGCCTATTAAGGATGCCGAAGCATTAACGGCGGAGGCATATGGTGCTGATCAGGCGTTTTTTCTTACCAACGGGACCACATCCGGTATACAGGCCATGATTATGGCGGTCTGCCAACCGGGAGATAAAATAATTTTACCCCGAAACGCCCACAAATCCGCAATTAGCGGTTTGATTATCAGTGGAGTGAGACCGGTATACCTAGAGCCGGAAATGCAGAGTGATTTCGGTGTATCTATGGGTATCTCTCCGGAACAGGTGGAAAGGGCATTGAAAGTCCATCCTGACGCCAAAGCAGTTTTTGTCATTAACCCTAATTATTATGGTACCGCATCTGATCTGGAGGGAATTGTAAGAGCAGCGCATGCTGTTGGGGTGCCTGTGATTGCTGATGAGGCCCATGGCGCGCATCTATACTTTAGCGATGAACTGCCTCTTTCTGCGATGAAGGCAGGGGTAGACCTTGCTGCAACCAGCACCCATAAATTAGCGGGATCCTTGACCCAAAGTTCTATATTATTGATTAGAGAGGGTCTGATTAACCCGCAGCATGTTAAAGCTGTTTTAAACCTAGGGCAGACTACCAGCCCATCTTATATTCTGTTGGCGTCTCTGGATGTTGCACGCAAACAAATGGCGTTAAAAGGCAGGCAGCTTGTTTCGGATATGCTGGAGCGCACCTATTGGCTTCGTCGAGAACTAGGAAAGATAGCAGGTATTCGGCTGCTTGAGAAACAAACCGGAGCGACGGGCTGTCATAGTTTCGATTCGACTAAGATAACCATAAATGTACAGGGGTTGGGAATGTCCGGCTATGAAATGGAAAAAATTCTTAGAAGCGAGTATCGGATTCAGGTGGAACTTTCGGACCTCTATAATGTAATTATTCTGATGTCTATCGGGGATACATGGGAAGCTATCACTAACCTTTTGGTAGTAGTGCGTGAAATGGCCGCGAAAAGACCACATAAAAATGTTTTGAAGTTTTTGCCGCCGCTGCCGGCGCTGCCGGAAGTGAGTGTACTACCCAGGGAAGCATTTTATAGTCAAACAAAACTTATTCCGCTGGAGGAAGCAGAAGGTGAAATAAGTGCTGAGTCTATCATGGCCTATCCTCCTGGCATTCCATTGGTTTGCCCTGGCGAAGTCATCAGTCGAGACTTGATAGAGTATGTAGTGGTTTTAAAACAGGAAAATGCTGACTTACAAGGACCGGAGGACCCATCACTGGAAAAAATCAAGGTGATTAAAGAGGTACTGCATATGAGTCAAGCCCCAGATGCCGAAGAAGTAGGATAA
- a CDS encoding response regulator transcription factor — MEARILIIDDDSKITNFLTRSLKFEGYQVLAANDGITGLNLAEEHRPDLIILDVMMPGMDGIEVCRQLRKSYSVPILMLTAKDEVSDRVKGLDAGADDYLVKPFSLEELLARVRAQLRRHNSLGNRLSFADISMDDNTREVTRNGRAIALTATEYQLLQLFLTNPRQVLTKEQIMERVWGYDYSGESNVLEVYVNMLRQKLEEAGEPRLIQTVRGVGYILKGEE; from the coding sequence ATGGAAGCGCGGATTCTTATAATTGATGATGACAGTAAGATAACCAATTTCTTGACGCGCAGCCTCAAATTTGAAGGGTATCAGGTTTTGGCCGCAAATGATGGCATCACCGGGTTGAATTTAGCGGAAGAACACCGCCCCGACTTGATAATACTTGATGTGATGATGCCGGGTATGGACGGTATTGAGGTCTGCCGCCAACTGCGGAAATCTTATTCCGTGCCAATTCTCATGTTGACTGCAAAGGATGAGGTTAGTGACCGGGTCAAGGGACTGGACGCGGGTGCTGATGATTATCTGGTGAAGCCATTTTCATTAGAGGAATTATTGGCTCGGGTTCGAGCCCAACTTCGGCGGCACAATTCACTGGGAAACCGTCTTTCCTTTGCGGATATTAGCATGGATGATAATACCCGGGAAGTGACAAGGAATGGTCGCGCAATAGCTCTTACCGCTACGGAATATCAGCTTTTACAGTTGTTTCTGACTAACCCTCGGCAGGTGCTGACCAAAGAACAGATTATGGAGCGAGTCTGGGGATATGACTACAGTGGTGAATCAAATGTGCTGGAAGTCTACGTAAATATGCTTCGTCAGAAACTGGAGGAAGCAGGGGAGCCGCGGCTGATACAGACGGTGCGCGGGGTTGGCTACATATTAAAGGGGGAAGAGTAA
- a CDS encoding trypsin-like peptidase domain-containing protein, giving the protein MGVIKNRTLAVVLSLVFVGGLLLGGTVILAADYNPLQALNSSKEAVPPAVEDGTTVLQHTEVQNDVAGIVNKAGKAVVKIETVMENSGSSQQNPFFQDPFFRQFFGDQFAYPQQPRTSKGLGSGFIISKDGYILTNEHVVSGANEINVEVAGYDEAFSAKLVGSDHNLDLAVLKINADKDLPVLALGSSQDARAGDWVIAIGNPYGLDHTVTVGVISAKGRPITIEDRHYKNLLQTDASINPGNSGGPLLNMNGEVVGINTAINAQAQGIGFAIPTSTVKEVFNDLKEKGHVVRPYLGVMLQPVTPELKEYFGLDNTQGALVAYVQPGSPADEAGLKRGDVILEFNKKEVVDPDKLVELVKESKIGDKAVLLINRQGSTRYVTVKIGEEGKN; this is encoded by the coding sequence ATGGGCGTTATTAAAAACAGGACTTTAGCAGTGGTACTTAGTTTGGTGTTCGTAGGCGGTTTATTACTTGGTGGAACCGTTATTTTAGCGGCAGATTATAATCCGCTGCAGGCATTAAACTCTTCAAAAGAAGCGGTGCCGCCGGCGGTGGAAGATGGTACGACTGTACTTCAGCATACTGAGGTACAAAACGATGTGGCCGGGATTGTGAACAAAGCGGGAAAGGCCGTAGTTAAGATTGAAACGGTTATGGAGAACTCGGGAAGCAGCCAACAGAATCCATTCTTTCAAGACCCGTTTTTTAGGCAATTTTTTGGTGACCAATTCGCGTATCCTCAGCAACCAAGAACCAGTAAAGGGTTAGGGTCTGGTTTTATTATTTCTAAAGATGGTTACATCCTTACTAATGAACACGTAGTTTCCGGTGCCAATGAAATTAATGTGGAAGTAGCCGGCTACGATGAAGCATTCTCTGCAAAACTGGTTGGGTCGGATCATAACTTAGACTTGGCAGTGCTCAAAATCAACGCAGATAAAGACTTGCCGGTATTGGCCCTGGGAAGTTCGCAGGATGCTAGGGCGGGTGACTGGGTGATAGCCATTGGTAATCCCTACGGACTGGACCATACGGTTACCGTCGGGGTAATTAGTGCTAAGGGGCGTCCCATTACCATTGAAGACCGACACTACAAGAATTTATTACAAACTGATGCGTCCATTAACCCGGGTAACAGCGGTGGACCTCTGCTTAACATGAATGGAGAAGTGGTAGGTATTAATACAGCTATTAACGCTCAGGCTCAAGGAATAGGCTTCGCAATTCCTACCAGTACAGTAAAGGAAGTATTCAATGACCTGAAGGAAAAAGGGCACGTAGTACGTCCTTATCTTGGAGTAATGCTTCAGCCGGTTACTCCGGAGCTAAAGGAATACTTTGGACTTGACAATACCCAAGGGGCACTGGTAGCTTACGTACAACCGGGCAGCCCTGCCGACGAAGCCGGCCTTAAGCGAGGCGATGTGATATTGGAGTTCAATAAAAAAGAGGTAGTGGATCCCGATAAATTGGTTGAACTGGTGAAGGAAAGTAAGATTGGTGATAAGGCAGTGCTGCTAATTAACCGTCAGGGAAGTACCAGATACGTCACTGTCAAGATTGGTGAGGAAGGAAAAAACTAA